CTAACAAGTGCCGTCGGGCAAAAATAAATCTTCATTAACTTCACTTATACTATGATTAGTTtttgaacaacaaaaacagtcagTTTGCTAATATGCAAGCTACAGGATGAAAAATGGGCTAAAAACAGAGCTGCTCACCGAACTCACGGTCATAGATATAGCTGATTAAAGTCTTCATCTGCAAACATGGGCATTCAGTGTTATtcacttgtttgtgttttttgaaaaCTAAGTCTCACAACCAGCATTTTAAATGTCTCTATGTATGGAGCTTGTTGGTTATCTTGATCCCATGATTTATTATTTGCTgaaatttcttttttatcttaaaGTAAACCCCACAGAGGACCTGACAATTAAACTGCTGCATCTGAAATCTTGTTCTTTGTCACTAAATCTGAGATTTCTGCTTTCATGTGATACgctgaaacattaaacagcATGATAATGTTACAGTGCTGAtcattatatttatttaagaactgcTAAAGGTCATCCAAACATTTTCTTAGGGTACAAAAGCAGATCTGTAACGTGATGTTTGGTTTAAGTTCTGATTACCTGAACAAAAATGCCGTTCTAATGACGTATGGCACCTGTGTGTAATCATTAAAAATGCTAATTTCTCATTAATGGTGCTCTTTCATAACACTACAATAACTATTAACTACTTTAACGAAGTTAATGAACGTCCAGATGTCCGTTTAGTGCCTTTTGTTGTCCTCATTTTCATTAATGGGGTGTTTATAGTGTTCCAAATGAAAAGTTTTATGTGTGTGGTAAACCATGCTTGAACTTTGAACACAGGAGTCAGGATCTGACTGGCTCACAAGTTGAAGTGAAAAGATGCTGGAGAGGATGTCTGCATGGAGCAGAAAGGATGTGTCTCATTTGAGGTGAAAACTGGAGTGTGAAGCTGGTGTACTGGGTTACGTTCAGGGGGGAGAGAGACGTCGGGCAGACGTCTTAATCCAATCCTGTTTTCAGCAGTTTCCCCTCTAAACCACACATTCTGTCTCAGCTTACTttggcctcacacacacatcacaaaaaaaaaaagaaaaaaaaaaacaaaaagagagagagagacgaaaaAAGATTAAGTGTGTGATATTTGCCGGAGCCAAATACTTCAAAACACATAAGACCTCTGTGTACCCAGGTGCTAAAACCATCTTAAAGcttcattttcactcttttttctctctctctccactggaAATAGCAAGTCATCATCGCAGCAGGCTGATGCGCCACAGCTCAGAGATATCAGAGGATTTTTGGGGGGGATTGTGAGCAGTCCTGAAAGATCCCGCTGtatgaggaaaataaaaacaaccctCATCCTCTGGACTAAACTGCTCGTCATGCATACaggagtccaggtccaggctggGACGCAGGTTTCATGGTGGTGGTCTCCCCTTGACATTACACATACTGTTAGAGAGCATCATTTAATcaatacacccccccccccccccccccccaaaaaaaaaaaaaaaaaaaccctgacccCCGTCTTGTCAGGGACATCTCAGAGGGGTCAGCGACACTTTGGCCTTTATGTTGGCACAAGATGAGAATCAAGGAATCTTTTCCACAATTTTATAAATAGTTTTAAAGCTATGTCTgtattgaaatgtgaaaaaataatacaaatttCCATCaagtttctttttgttcttcaaGTTAAGAGGAGTTGAAGATTCTGTTCTAATCACTGTATTTGACCTCTAACTGGCTCCATTCTCAATTTAATCCAGTCATCTtgtattgttttatttccagcccttgtttttattttttttttaaatatatgacAATTGGTTCTATTTTGAAACCAATGGTCAAACATTCAGCTTTAAAGCATTACATGCATGTGTTTCCTGATCTAGTACCGGGATGCCAGTTTTAAAGTTACTTTCACATGGAGTTGAAATAATCATTTTCCTTGAAACTGAGGACTTAAAGGTATAAAATGCCTTGTTTTTAATtaagtgatttcaaaaagtGACTGTCTATCCTGATGCCTCAGTCTAAATAAATAGGATTTATTTCactatgacaaaaacaaaacaaaaaataataataaaaaactttGAGCCAGTTTAAACTCTCGACACGTCCTGGTGAAAACTggtgagtgcacacacacacaaacacacacacacacgcacacgcacgcacgcacgaaCACTTTACCGTGGTGGTCTCTGGACACGCGCAGTTGTGCAGCCTAAAGGTCGGCCGCGGTGAAGCGACAGCTCACAGCCAGAAGATCGATCTGGTGCCAGCGACTGTTGCACCGTCACATTATCGACTATCAGCCGAGGGGCCAATAAGACGATACCCCCAAAACACACGCgaacgcgcgcgcacgcactcacacacacacacacacacacacacacacacacacacacacacacacacacacacacacacacacacaaaagagagggagagagagacagagagctggTAGCGTTCAATCGGCTCCCGCGGCGCCTTAAAAACCTTTAATAAGCCATCGATTGGCGCCTGATTGGGGCCGATGCGCGCCTCTCCGCGCGCTGACTGACGCGTTTAGGCATCGCTTTGATCCGGAGCGGGGGCCTGATCACAGGACACTGCTGATATTCTAGCAGGGCCTCTCCACGGCGGGCCATGAGCCCCcaaccccaccaccaccaccacctccacctccgcctccgcctccaccctccatgGGTATGTTTGTCGCCGgcgcgcgcgccgcggctcgtcTGGAAACCTGCGTAAAGAGGAGTAATGGGAGTGAGACGTGGAGTTATTTGGCTGATGGAGAGGGCAGCTGAGGCctcactgcatgtttttttctcctttatttcCGCTCAGGAACTTcctttacttatttattttctggCCACATTTTGGGCCCCTTTTGTCGCCGCCTGGCGGTCAAACTGTGAGTGCGCGCCTCGCCGGAAGAGGACACAAGTGTGCAGAGACCGCGAGGAGATAAACGTGCGTTTTGCGTGGCTGACGCGCTCCACTCTCCACCCTCCGTTAATTTAAAGACACTTGACTCAAATTAATGAGCCTGATTAGTTCGGTTTATCCTCAGAAAACGTATTTTAATACAAGcgcgctttaaaaaaaactagaagcattattattgttctttttttatttttacattggtagataattaaaatgaattgcTCTGCTGATGATCAGGCCACATTTAAGGATTTGAGTGTAAATTGTTGTAATTGATAAAATATATGTCATGTGtggcatttttattttctggagCATTCAATGAAATTTACAGTGTActattttcaactttaaaattaTTCAGAATACTTTGAATAATGTCACCGTTTTATTGAATGGATATATCGGAATAAATAGTGTgcaatttaattttttgtgaGCAATATTAAATTGTCCGATTTAACCACAGTCTAAAATCAACATCCGCCCTATGAAAAATAACAATCACCGCCACCTCgaccatcatcatcctcatcattatcatcatcatcggcAGCAGCTTTTCCTCAACCTGCCGGAGAAGAAAGAAGTAATACCAACAAACAGGAGACGCTTCAGGAACCGGCCACAAttctgtgggggaaaaaaaagaagaaaaaagaaaaataaacaaataaattaatcaggttaatttttttaatgacataaTTAATTAAAAGGTGAAGTTGTGGATCTGGAGCGCGTCCGCCTACCTGAGCGAACGGTCTCCTCTCCCCTGCTCCAGCCGCAGCCTCTTTGTCAGGTTGAGCAGCATATTGTTTCCCCTCCAACATCCTTCAGATCCAAGTCAGGgagaaggaaaggaaagaagagggagggaagacatggggagaaggagagagagaggagagagagaggggggaggaagaaagTGCTGAATTTCTACTACCTTTGAACGCTCATTAGCGCCTCATAATTACTTTACTAATTAGGATGACATGGTCATTAACAGGATGCGCTGTCATGACAGTCACCACTACTCTCCTCCCCGCTCCTAAAAATATGTCCAACTTGCGGGGAAGATATCCATGAAGACAGATGAAGCCCGTTACAGCCCGGTGTCATCaggccaagaaaaaaaagacgcaaatacaaaaatacattttagattgaaaataaatattatcTCATTGTTAAAATCGGACCGCACACATTTTTTTATGTAATATAATTGTTCTAAAAAAGTACAGTAGTTCCTACCATCCTGCTGCCAcccctgattttttttccatcttgttATCAGATGAAGCTTTAAAATATCACATTTCTATTTAATTTTCCCTACATCCTTCACTCCGCAGCCTGGATTTCATATAAAAATGTTTCCTGCGTGGCATTAAAGCGCATGcatgtgtttcttttcattttcttttttgtttttttttaagagctttAGGCTACTAAACTCAACGCAATGGTTGGCTTGAACTGTCTAGATAAAGAAACAACTGTGTGATTGGTGGAGGCTGGCGGAGCCCGGTCAGGAGCGGCCAGCCAATGAGCGCGGTGGAGGGGGCGCAGGGGTGCAGGGTGGTCGTGGAGGGAAAGGCGTCGAGTGTTTATTATAAAGGAGAAAATATTAATTCCCCCTCGCCGTGGGCCGTGACGTCAGTACAGGAAGTCATTGTAGAGCAACACCGGAGCGATTAGCAGCAAAAAGGGGGAGCCTGATGTCGAGGAGTCAGCCCTGTGTATATCTCTCCATACGCCTCAACTTTTAACACAAAGTTCAATATCCAAACACAGAACGGGACTTGGACTTACGGCGGACACACACTCCGCTTTTTGCGCATTTTCCTCCTGAATGTAACATCTTCTGGAACCGTATACGCGCTTCTTCTGgattttgttgttgcttttttttctttaattgttatttttagGATTTTACCTCTCAGTTTATATTCGTTTTAATTGTCTTTTCCGAAagagtttaatttttttcctctcctttggCTGACTTTGTTGAGGAGAAGCACTCTCCGCGGTTGTTATGAAGACTTCACTCGTCCTTTCTTAACATGGAAGCATCCAGCGGGTCGAGTTTTGGGATAGACACTATTTTGTCCTGCGCGTCAAACTCCGGCAACCCGGTGCTCATGAACGGGGATTTCCGCCTGGGCGACAGCAGGACAGCGGACTTCAGGAGCCAGGCCACCCCGTCCCCGGCATGTTCGGAGATAGACACTGTGGGCACGGCCCCCTCGTCCCCCATCTCGGTCACCATGGAgcaccccgccgccgccgccgcctccgaaGCGCATCTGGTGCAGGACAGCCTTcagcatcaccaccaccaccacggccAGGGTGGTTTGCCGCTGTCGcctcagcatcagcagcagcagctcgccggGGCCGGCTGCGCCCCGAGGATCTCCACTTCCTCCTTCCTAATCAAAGACATTCTAGGCGACAGTAAACCGCTGGCAGCCTGCGCACCTTACAGCACCAGCGTGTCGTCGCCCCACCACACGCCAAAACCAGAAAGTGCCACGGCCACGGACGGCTTCCGGCCCAAACTGGAGCAGGACGAAAACAGGGGCAAGCTGGACAAAAGAGACGACATTCAGAGTGACATGAAGTGCAACGGTAAGGAGGACAAGAAGAGAGAAGACGAATTCACATTAAAATCCACTGCTTGGAGCCAGGGACTGGCAGCAAAAACAACCAATACCCCacaaataacaataataataatgatgataataataataataataataataataataataataataataataataataataatatctgtGCTTTGCTTTGAGCCTCTTTTAATTGTGTAATAGAAGTGAAAACAGATGTAAGCCTGGTGATTTTCCCTGTGCGCGCCGGGCCTCCCTGGTGGGTCAATTAGAGAGATTATTGTTCTTCCTGGAGGGGGGATCAGGGCGCACTGAAACACGTCTACAAATAGAGATGGATTGATATATTGATTTCTCGTTTTCTAAAGAAACACGagccaagaaaaagaaaacatcaggtGACAAGTACATGCAAGTTGTGTTTTAAATAAAGCCAACGCCACTCAAGTTGAGGAAAAGTTTGACTTGCATACAATTCTGGACTTATTTAATTATCGACCTCAAATTTTTGGGTAGCATAATATTATGAGGGTTTTTTCTAATGTCTTAAATGTCATCCCTGGGTTTATTATAGGGTCTAAAGAAGAGGGGGACCGGGAGATCTCCAGTAGCAGAGACAGCCCACCGGTGCGCACGAAAAAGCCTCGCAAAGCACGCACAGCCTTCACCGACCACCAGCTGAACCAGCTGGAGAGGAGCTTTGAGCGACAGAAATACCTCAGCGTGCAGGACCGCATGGACCTGGCTGCAGCCCTCAACCTGACAGACACACAAGTCAAGACCTGGTACCAAAACAGACGGTAAGACATCAGCTATCCACGAGATCGGTTGTTACTATTATTAATTTGGTGCACGCTAAAAAATAAATGCTAAAAACACTCctatcaaaaaagaaaaaaaatattccttGAAGTGGCGAGTTTATAATTTTTTCAAGCACTTAGGTTATATTTTCAATTTGttgtaacattaaaaaaaatctacatgcAGCGTTTggtatttgtttttgtaaaatatttgtACTTACTGCAAAGCCAGT
The window above is part of the Salarias fasciatus chromosome 23, fSalaFa1.1, whole genome shotgun sequence genome. Proteins encoded here:
- the barhl2 gene encoding barH-like 2 homeobox protein, producing the protein MEASSGSSFGIDTILSCASNSGNPVLMNGDFRLGDSRTADFRSQATPSPACSEIDTVGTAPSSPISVTMEHPAAAAASEAHLVQDSLQHHHHHHGQGGLPLSPQHQQQQLAGAGCAPRISTSSFLIKDILGDSKPLAACAPYSTSVSSPHHTPKPESATATDGFRPKLEQDENRGKLDKRDDIQSDMKCNGSKEEGDREISSSRDSPPVRTKKPRKARTAFTDHQLNQLERSFERQKYLSVQDRMDLAAALNLTDTQVKTWYQNRRTKWKRQTAVGLELLAEAGNYSALQRMFPSPYFYHPSLLGTVDSTTAAAAAAAMYSSMYRTPSAPHPSLQRPLVPRVLIHGLGPGGQPALNPLSNPMPGTPHPR